The genomic window TTTTCGGATCATTACCCATTCTAGCCGTTCCTTGCTCATGGATAGCCATACCTGGATAACAGCCATTATCGAATGTTTTAATGTTTTTCATGCCAGCCTTTTCTAACATTTCGGCGGCATCATTCATCATATCCACACGCATTTTTTTCTCGTTCTCTTTGTACTCACAATCGATAGCCAATACGGGTTGTCCCCATTTGTCTTTTTTGGTTTTATCGATGTAAACCTTGTTTTCGTAATAAGGTAACATTTCTCCGAAACCGCCCAAGCCCATAGACCATTTGCCTGGAGTGGTCATTTTTTGTTTTAAATCTGCTCCGAAAGACAATTCAGCAACATCATCTTGCCAATTTGCTCTGCTTGCACCACCCTGGTAACCGAAACCACGCAGATAATCGCGTTTATCGTTGCCGATATTCTGATACCTAGGTACATAGATGCCGTTTGCACGGCGGCCATATGTGTATTTGTCATCAAAACCTTCGGCCTCTCCAGATGCTCCGCAACGGAAATGGTGATCCATTAAATTGTGCCCTAACTGACCACTTCCATTACCCAATCCATTTGGATGAGCTTCAGAAGTTGAGTTTAATAAAACGAAAGTTGAACCTAGCGTAGAGCCGTTTACAAAAACAATTTTAGCATAAAATTCCATCGTTTTGTTGGTTTCTGCATCGATTACCATTACACCTTTTGCTTTTTTGGTGTCTTTATCGTAAATGATATGATTTACGATAGAATATGGTCTAACCGTTAACCTTTTTGTTGCCATCGCTGCCGGAAGGGTAGAAGACTGCGTACTGAAATAAGCACCGAAAGGACAGCCTCGGCTACATAAGTTTCTGTACTGGCAATTGCCGCGGCCTTTATGCGGAACAGTAAGATTGGCAACACGGCCAATCATGATAATGCGTTCTTTTTTATAATGTTCTTCAACGCGGGCTTTTACCGATTTTTCTACAATGTTTAAATCCATTGGGGGTAGAAACTCACCATCCGGACAAGTTGGCCAATTTTCTTTTGAACCACTGATGCCGGCAAATCGTTCTGCATAATCGTACCAAGGAGATAGGTCTGCGTACCGAATTGGCCAGTCATTTCCATGACCATCTTTTTTGTTATCCTCAAAGTTATGATCGCTAAAACGGTAACTTTGGCGGCCCCACATTAGCGATTTTCCACCAACGTGAAAACCACGGTACCAATCGAAACGTTTATCTTCCGTATATGGACATTCTAAATCGTTTACCCACCATTTTTCATTTGCTTCCTGGTAAGGATAATCTCTTTTTTGTACCGGGTGAGTACGTTTTTGCTCTTCCGTAAGTTTTCCGGCATGTTTAAAATCCCATGGGTTTTTCATTGCCGTTTCGTAACCGGTAATGTGCTCAATGTTCATTCCTCTTTCGAGCATCAACACACGTAAACCCTTTTCTGTAAGTTCTTTGGCAGCCCAGCCGCCGCTAATTCCCGATCCTATAACAATAGCATCGTAAGTATTTTCTGCTTTTAAATTTGTATTTAAATTCATGATGTTTTGTTGTTGTTTTAGAAATTAGGTTGCCCAAGATTTTTGACCTGGTTTTAATGGCACATTGCCATTATACCGGCCTGGAATAAGCACATATTCGCGTGCTTTGGTACAACCAATTTCTGAAGAATAATAACCAAGTAGGGTTAGATCTCTTGCGGTAATAAAAAAGTAAGCTAAATCTTTATTCTCTTCTGATTTGCTCGCTTTTTGGGCAAGTGCGATTGCCCTTAAATCGATCATTAGTTTTTTACGATCGGCTGGTGTTAAAGTGATATAACTTTTTCCAAAATCTTTCATTGATTTAGCCTGAAGATCTTTAAAACCTTGCGCAAATGAGGTTTGCATAGCGGCAGGGTAACAATCTTTCATCATCATCGGGATAAATTTCCCCAAACCTGCAGCCTTGGCGCCAGCAGATGTTTTGGTAGTCGGAACAATAATATCAGCGAATTCGGCGAAAATTTTTTCGTCCTCCAGAGAATAGAGGACAAAGTTCTTTTCGTTTTCCGGTAGCGTAAAACTTTCAAATAAAACGCCCATTGTGCTTGCTGAGATTGCTCCACCCAGCAAAAATGCAACGTTTTTGAGTGCTTCTCTTCTGTGCATCGTCTTTATGATTTTATATATTGGTTACTTATGTGTTGAATTAGTAATATTAGAAAAAATATAACGGAAAGAATAACTTTTTTAAGTTAAATTATCGGTGTGCAATGTGATTGTTACTGAGTAGAATTGTTCTAAATAAATAACTTTTTGTTTGTCTATTGTAGTTTAAACCGTGTTTTTGTGATCATTTTACTTGGTGTAAAAAGTACATTTAGTATTGGTAAGCATATTATTTACTAATAAATCTAAAAACACCCATTTTTTAAGGAGAAAATCTGCTTAAAGTAGATTTTTTTTGATGTAGTTGTAGCTTTCGGCTATACTCTCATAAGGTGCTTTCTTGATGATGTCCTGTTCTGTAAAAATATAATCTACTCCGGCCAGTTTAGAAGCAGCAAAAATGCGCTTAAAATCTATGCTGCCAGAACCCACCTCTACGAAAACTGCTTTGTCTGTTTTATCCATGTCCTTAACATGAAACATTTTATAACGGCCTGGATTTTTCCTGAACATATCAACAGGATTTAAACCTGCATTTACCGCCCAAAAGATATCGAGTTCAAAACTGACCAATTTGACATCGGTTTCAGCGAGCAGGATTCCGTAGCCTGTAGCTCCATTGCCTTGATCTCTAAATTCGAAGTTATGGTTGTGGTAAGCTAATTTCAATCCTGACTTTTGGCAAAGCTCGGCCGCTTGGTTAAATTTTGAGGCCATGCGCTTGTAATCATCTAATGTTCCGTTGGCCCTGATATCGGTAGGCAAAGCTGGGATAACGAAGTATTTTTGGCCAACGGTGGCCGCGGTTTCGATGTGCGATTTTAGCACTTTATCGTCGCCTGAGGATAAAAACTCCGTTAAGTTATAATGGCCACTAGGAGAGGTAAGGCCATTTGCTTTTAATAAGGCATTAAAGTCTTTTGCTTCCAAACCCCAAAAACCTTTCACTTCGTATTTGCCGGGATAGCCATAATAGGTTTCTACCTGGCTATAACCGATTTTAGCTACCTGTTCTATTGTGGCTTTTACATCTGCAGTTAACTGCTCCCTTAAAGTGAAAAGTCCGATTCCGATTTTTGAAACTTTAGCAGACTCCGCTAAAGCTGTTGTAACTAATGATGGACTTAAAAAAGCTGCTGCGCTAGCAAGGCTTACCTTTTGTAAAAATGATCTTCTTGTTGTCATGATGTTTTAGAATTAAAAAAACCGGAGCGTAAACTCCGGTTTTATTTGTTAGAATGAATAAGCTAATGATCCCCAGAAGGTACGTTGAAGTAATGTTCTGCCAATCATTAATGTGCCAGGGGCTATGGTTGAGAAATCTCTGAACTGATCTCCCCGAACATCACCCTCTGTCAGCACTTTTGCATTTAACAAGTTGTCTGCCCAAAATCTTATTGAAATCTTTTTAGTAAAATTATATCCTGCCCCCGCTTTCATTACTACATAAGCAGGTAGTTTATAGCTATCGCTAGGTGAGGTGAAACGGCTGCCTACGTAATTTGCTGCTACATATAAGTTAAAGTTTTTGTAGTCGTAATTGGCGCCAAGTTCGGTGTTGAGTACAGGAACACGTTCGGTTCTTTTACCGGTGAAACTATAGATCCGATTGCCGAATTCGGCTGCAACAGCGGCATTGTTACTCGTATTTGCTTCGTAATCGGTGTATTTAGAGTCTTGTAATGTTCCTGTTAAACGTAAGCTCAGTGGTTTAGCAATTTTGTAAGAAACCTCATACTCGGCACTCCAGGTGCGTGTAGAACCAAATGCCACCAATGCTTGTAAACCTGATGCAACTGTTGGAACATTAATAGTTAATGATGTGTTTTTAATTGCCGAATAACTTCCAGATGCGAAAATGGCCAAATTGTTTTTAGCATATTTAAAACCTACTTCGCCTAAATAAACCGGGCGTTTTTTAATGTTTACGGCGTTATAGGCTGACGCATTATAATCGCCAATGTTTGGTGCATTGTAAGCTTTTGTAGCCCTTACAAAAATACTTGATGTGGTGTTTATTTTGTAGTTTGCCCCTATAGAAGCTGCCCAGTTGGTTAAAGTTTCATCATAATGCGTGTAGCCTAAGATATTAGGGTTAGCACTGGCGGTTGTATTGACCGTACCATCTGCATTTAACACATAATAAGGTCTGTCACCTTTAACATTTTGATTATCAATCCTGGCGCCAATATCTAAACGCCATTTTTCAGATATTTTAATCTCGTCTCCTGCATATACAGATAGGGTTCTCGTATCGCCAATAAAAGTGTTTTTGGTTTGGATGGTACGCTCTGCAGCTGTTGGTGATTGTAATAAAATGCTAGGGTGCTCTTTAAATTCAGTAAATGAACGGAAAGCATAACGTAAATCATCCCGGTTATACTGGTGGATGCCCAATCCGATGTTAAGACTGTGGTTTTTTACTTTCTTTCTTAAATCCAGGTAATCAACAATCTGAACATCACTATTAATTTGTCCTTGTGCATTAGAGGTAATTACATAATCTCCAGCTACGAAAGGCGCTACTGAACCGCCGGGGTAGTAATAAGGTGTTGCTGCTGTTCTTGCTACAATTCCTGCAGGGGCAGTATAGGTAGAATTGGTATGGGTATTTTGATAACGGAAATTGTTAACAATCTGCCAGCCACTATCGGTTAGGTAGTTGAACTGAAAACCACCCGATCCCAATTTGGTGTGGATTCCATCTGTTAAGCTAAAATTATGGTTTCCTGCTGCCGGATCATTATAGCTCCAATCTGTTTGAGTTGGCGTAATCGATTGAGCGGCCATATCATAATCGCGGTAAGTAGTTGGTTTTCCGGTACCATCGTAAGGGTAATAACTTGTTAACAAGAACTGAACTTTATCATTCAGGTATTTACCGTACACCCTGAAGAAGCCTTTATTGTTCTTAAAATTAAAAGTTATGTTGCCTTTAATCTGTCCACCATCGTTAGCTGGCTTAAAGCCTTGATCTACCACACCGTTATCCGTGCGATAAAAACCACCAATATTGTATTTGATCTGGTCGTTTATTTTGCCTCCAGTGTTGCCATCAACACGGTACAACCCTTGCGAAAAACCTGTTGTAAACTTAAACTGACCATATTGTTTATCTGCACCAACATAACTGATGTTATTTACCACCGCGCCTGGTGTATTGGCCTGAACGATTGAGGCGTTACCCCCTCTGATGGCTTCTATATTCTGAATAGTCAGATCTGTTTTATAATATTGATCCACAGAAGGGTTGGTATTGAAACCTGTTGGTAAAAGCGGTAAACCATCTTCCTGTATGCCCAGGAAGATATATCCGCCCTGCTGCGGAAAGCCCCTTACCCAAACATTACCCGGACCATCGCCACCTGTACTTTCTACCGTTAAACCTGGTATGGCTTTTAAGAGATCGGTACTGTTTAAAGGTGCCCGGTTGGTGATATCTTTATTACTTACTGAGGTTAAGGCCACACTGCTTTCTAATTTTTTCTTTGGATTACCACCGGTTACCATCACACTTTCCAATTGTAAGTTATCTTCTGATAGGCTGATACTCAGGTTTTCGTCGGCATTGCCAGGTGATAGGTTTACTTCTTTGGAAATGAAACCTACGTATCTTACGACGATTACGCGGCTATCAACAGTTAAACCTTTTAGCGCAAAAGCACCATTTTCGTCGGTTGTAGTCCCGATTGATTTTCCTTTAACAGTAACGGATACCCCAGGGATAGCATTCCCTTTACTGTCGGTTACTTTTCCGGTAACAATGCCTTCAAAGGCTTTTAGCAGTTCGAGGTTGTTATTGGCGGGAATAGAATAGAGCAGAATCTGATCTTTAACTATCCTATATCCCACGTCATAACGTTTTAGCGAATTCTCAAGAAAGTATTTAAGCTTTTGGTTAACCACATTAATAGAAACTTTACGGTTGGAGTTTATTAATTGTGGACTGTAAACAAATTTAACATTGGTTAAGTGTTCTGTTTTTTCTATAATGGTTTTAATATCTGTTTGATCGGCCTTAATCGAAATTGATTTGTTCAGAAAATCTTGTGCGTCGACATTTTTGGCAAAAGCACCACAAGTAAAAATTATTATTGCAAGTATTTGGTAAATCGAAACTCTCATTGCATATATCGCCAGCGAAATAAGTTGATTTTTTTTCATAAATTTGGTTATTGTTCATTAAATGATTGGATTTATTGGACATAGAAATACCATGAATACATTTCTAATGTATTTAACTCGCCGGCAATGCCCCACATTGTCGGCTTTGTTTTTTAGAAAAATATTATGGAAAATGGCGCCGCGGTTACGGGCTGTTGGTGTTGTGGTTCTTCTTCATCATGTTTATATATTTGGTTAGTTTTTATTTGAAACTACAATGCTGGTTCCCTGGATGTAATATTTGCTTGATATGGTTCCACAGATCAGGTCGAGCTGCTCATATAGCCCTTTTTTGCTTAAATCTCCGGTAAAAGTATAGGTCGAAATCTGCTCATTATCCGATTTTATCTCTATTCCGTAAGCCTCAGATAAGGTTTCGAAAATTTCTTTAATGCTTTCTTCTTTAAAATTGTAGCTCAAGCTTGTGGGTATGTTATAAGCTTCGGCCAATGGAATAGGCTTGCTTACCAATGTTTTATTTAATTTGTGGTCGGAAAAAACACCTTTTTGATTTGGCGTAAGCAGAATTGGTTTCGCCAGTTCTGCTTTAGAGAAAGTAAATAGCGAATTTTTTTGATTTTCTTCTACCTGAACTTTTCCGGTCCTTACGGCAACTTGGGCGGGAAGTTTATCTGTTGACGATTTTACCCAAAAGCTGGTACCCAAAACACGTATAACCAATTTTTGATTATATACATAAAACGGCCGCTTTGGGTTTTTGCTTACCGAAAAGAAGGCTGTTCCTTTTAAATAAACCATTCTTTTGTTGGCTGCAAAAACTTTTGGATAAATAATATTGGCCTGCGGTTTAAGTGTTACCGTGCTTTCATCGTTAAGCGCTATAATGATGGGACGATCAGTATCATTGGTTTTGCTGATTAAGCTTAAATTGCTGTTTTCATCAATAAAAGATTGTTCAGCATGGTTGTAGTCCGTTAGGTATAATCCCCCTATAAAAAAGGCAACCAATATAGCTGCTGCGATTGCAAATTTTGGCCAAAGCCTTTTAACCTTTAATGTTGGTGCTGGTTTGCGTTCAATATTATTGATGTTTAGCCAGGTATTGGCCTGCATTTCCTCCAGAGCGGTTGAAGATAGATCTTTAAAATTCCTGCTATTTAAGTTATGATACCATTTATCTACCCAAAGCTTTTCGGATTCGGTACAATTTCCGTTTTCGTAACGGCTTAGTAAATCGTAAAATGATTTCTGGTCCATAAGAAAGAATATTTGGCTTTATACTATACAAGTAACACAATGAATGCGAATCCCTAAAGGTAGGAGGTAAAAAAGCTAAAATAATTTGTAATTATCTGATAGTCAACTATAAAAAGATATAGAAATTTTTAATATATTCTTTAATCCTTTTAATTGAGCGGGTAATATGATATTCTACCGCTTTTTCGGAGATATTTAAACCAGCAGAAATATCTTTAGTAGATTGGTGTTGGTAGCGGCTCAGCCTGAAAACCTCCTGTGTTTTTTCTGGAAGGGAGTTGATACCTTCTTCAATGATGGAAGATAGATCGTGAAGATCGACCAGGTTCGTAGTATCCTGATGGTTTTCTGAATAGGTTAGGCTTTGGTACTCCATGTACTTATTCTCCATAACCAGGCTCCTGATGTGGTTAATCACACTTAACTTCAAGGCTCCGAATAAATAAGCCTGGAGGTTATTAATCACTGCTTCCTGCCGCTTTTCCCAAAGGGAGATAAAGATGTTCTGCACCAGTTCTTCAGCAATTACCTTGTCGCCTGTTTTTTTGTAGGCTGCCAATAAGAGCTCATTACTATAAGTGAAATATATTTTTTCATAAGCCTGCTTATCGCCCAGTTTTAAGCGATCAAGTAAATCATCAGATTTTTCGGGCTCAGCGTGAGTCATTTGTTATTTGGTTGTGCAGGTAAGTGTAGTAAATGTAATAAAATTAATGTTGAAATGTAATCAAGTTTGGTTGTGTATGGTTTCATTGTTGAAAGGTTCCAATACCTGAGATATCAGTTAACAGTTTTCAGTTAACAGTTTTCAGTTGGCAATTTGCAGTTAGCAATGCAACAATTAAACAATCCGGTTAACAGTTTGCGGTTTACAGTTAACCAGTTTAAACAATTAACCACTATTCTACACTAAGTATAAATATTTTATCGCCTTTTATCCCATTTTTTTACCTTTGCTCAATCTCAAAAAAATTATGCAAGAAAAAATTGTTGTTTTAGGCTCTAACGGGCAAATTGGTACCGAGTTGGTAACCATGTTACGTAAAATATATGGTGATGATCATGTGGTTGCATGCGATATTCGCAGACCAGATTACGACATCAAAAACTCTGCACCGTTTGAATTTGTGAATGTGCTTGATAAGGAAATGATCAATGGTATTTTCCATAAATACAAACCAACACAGGTTTACCTTTTAGCAGCTTTATTATCGGCTACAGGTGAGCAGAATCCAAAATTGGCCTGGGATTTAAATATGAACGGCTTGCTGAATGTTTTAGATTTGGCTTTAGAATATAAAACGGCAAAGGTATATTGGCCAAGTTCAATCGCTGTATTTGGCCCGAATTCGCCAAAAGATAATACCTCGCAATATTGCGTAATGGATCCGAATACAGTTTATGGAATCAGTAAACTGGCAGGAGAGCGCTGGTGCGAATATTATAACCAAAAATACGGATTAGATGTGAGGAGTATCCGTTATCCGGGATTAATCAGCTGGAAAGCTGCCCCTGGTGGTGGCACAACAGATTATGCGATCCATATTTTTCACGATGCATTGAAAAAAGGCAGTTATCAGAGTTTCTTAAATGCAGAAACGGAGTTGCCAATGATGTATATGGACGATGCGATCCGTGGAACTATTGAACTGATGGACGCACCGGCAGATCAGATTTCGGTGCGCAGCAGCTATAATTTTGGTGGGGTAAGTTTTACTCCTGAAGTTTTAGCAGCCGAAATCAGAAAACATATTCCAGATTTTACATTATCTTACGCCGCTAATGATCCCCGTCAGCAAATTGCAAATAGCTGGCCACGTTCTATCGACGATAACTATGCTGCAAAAGATTGGGGATGGAAACCAGAGTTCGATTTATCGAAACTGACAATTGATATGTTAAATAATTTAAAAAAATAATATAAAGATAGAGGGTTGAAAGGTTGAAGGCATAAGGTCTCCTATCTCAAATCTCCTATCTCAATACTCGAAAAATGGGAAGAGCATTCGAATTTAGAAAAGAGAGAAAATTTAAGCGTTGGGCCAAAATGGCGGTTCAGTTTACGCGTATTGGTAAAGATATTGTAATGGCAGTTAAGGAGTCTGGACCTCATCCGGAAACCAACTCGCGCTTACGTACGGCTATGCAAAATGCCAAAGCGGTAAACATGCCAAAAGATAGGGTAGAGGCAGCTATTAAGCGTGCATCTGATAAATCGATGGCCAATTACGAAGAAATTGTATATGAAGGTTATGCGCCGCACGGTGTTGCCGTTTTAATTGAAACGGCAACAGATAATACCAACCGTACCGTAGCAAACGTTCGTAGTTATTTTAACAAAACGGATGGTTCTTTGGGTAAAACCGGATCGTTAGATTTCGTTTTTAGCCGCAAATCTGTTTTCCGTTTTGTACCGGCTGAAGGCTTAGACTTAGAAGAGCTAGAGTTTGAACTCATTGATGCTGGTTTAGAAGAATTATATGTAGAGGCTGATGAAGAAGGCAACGATATTGCTGTTGCTCAAGGTGCTTTCGAAAACTTTGGATCTTTACAAAAAGCTTTAGAGGAAAAAGGCATTGAGTTAAAGAGCTCAAAATTAGAGCGTATTGCTTTATCTCACCACGAGGTTACAGAAGAGCAGGCAGCTGATGTTTTGAAATTGATCGATAAGTTGGAGGAAGATGATGATGTACAGGCGGTTTACCATAATATGGCAGAGTAATATCAATTAGAATATTTTACAAGAGCCTGAAGATTTTTTCTTCAGGCTTTTTTTTGTGGTTTTTGTTTTTTTGAAGAGCAAAACCTGTGCTTATCGATTACAGCAGTCCCGTCATCATTTCAAGTCCTCTCCCGATGAAGAATCGGGATCCGGGCTTTCCATTTTGTCGGGTCTAGGTTACTCCTCTCGTCTTAGCGTCTCGCTAAGACCTCCCAATTTATGCGTTTTCCAATTTATATGGTGAAAAACTAAGGTCTTAGCGAGACGCTAAGACTAGATGAAGATAGATACTGAAACAAGTTCAGTAAGGCGGATCGTTCTACTATTTCATATGTGAAAATAGCCAGGTTAACAATTCTGGCTCTGCAAAGGCGCTGTCCCAGCTATTGTGGTTGGCATTTGGATACAGCGTAAACTTCACCTCATCACCAACCGTTTTCAAACGTTCGGCAATGGCAATCGAAAAAGCCGGATCAACTACATCATCTTTTGCACCATGGAAAATCCAAAGCGGTATTTTTTGATATTTTTTAATATTGTTGGTGTTATCGCCACCACAGATGGCAATGGCAGCGGCAAATTTGCGGCGTTCCCTTCTTAACAGCTCATAAGTACCCATTGCCCCCATTGATAAACCGCCCACATACACCTGATCTTTGTTTATATAAGGTTTATTAAGGAAGTTTTTAACCATGCCTTGTAACGCATGCATAATTTTGGTTGGCTTGCCACCTTCCACAAAACTGATTCTCCTTTTACCTTTTGCATCTTTCTCAAAATTGGCATTTGCCCAAAAATCGTTTGATGGACACTGAGGGAAAACAATAATAGCAGGGAAATTTTTGCGTATATCGTTTTTTAAGAACAATTTTCCACCGTGTACCAGTTGACTGGCATTATCGTTACCTCTTTCTCCGCTTCCATGCAGAAAAAATATGATCGGATATTTTTGGTCGGGATTAAAATTCTCGGGAAACAGGATTCTGTAGTAAATAGAATCCTTCCCTTTGATAAAGCTTCCCCTGTCGTATTTTTTTAAGTCTTGAGCGTTTAAAAAGAGTACTGAAAAAAGAATGCAGATGGTAAAAAAAATCTTTTTCATCCGTTTTATATTATTTTTAAAGGTGATGAAGTTATCATGATTTGTTAATTTAAGTTTGTATTTTGATCAATCATGATGGTTTCATTTAACAAAAATAGAAAACCCTGGCTACTTTACAATAGCACAGGGTTCATAACCAAACCTAATTGTCTTTATTTCAGTGTAAAAGATGCTTCTTTTACATCACGTGAATTTGTTCCGATAAATACTTTAAAATCGCCCGGCTCTGCTACGAATTTTAAGTCAGCATTGTAAAACTTAAGATCATTTTCAGAAATGTTGAAAGTGACGGTTTTACTTTCTCCCGCTTTTAAATTAATCTTTTGAAAACCTTTTAGCTCTTTAACCGGACGGGTAATGCTTCCCACAAGATCCTGGATGTACAATTGGACAACCTCTTTGCCATCATATTTACCCGTATTGCTTAGCGTAACCGATGCCGTTATCGTTTTCCCTTTGGTTAA from Flavobacterium sp. W4I14 includes these protein-coding regions:
- a CDS encoding sugar phosphate isomerase/epimerase (product_source=COG1082; cath_funfam=3.20.20.150; cleavage_site_network=SignalP-noTM; cog=COG1082; pfam=PF01261; superfamily=51658; tigrfam=TIGR01409) yields the protein MTTRRSFLQKVSLASAAAFLSPSLVTTALAESAKVSKIGIGLFTLREQLTADVKATIEQVAKIGYSQVETYYGYPGKYEVKGFWGLEAKDFNALLKANGLTSPSGHYNLTEFLSSGDDKVLKSHIETAATVGQKYFVIPALPTDIRANGTLDDYKRMASKFNQAAELCQKSGLKLAYHNHNFEFRDQGNGATGYGILLAETDVKLVSFELDIFWAVNAGLNPVDMFRKNPGRYKMFHVKDMDKTDKAVFVEVGSGSIDFKRIFAASKLAGVDYIFTEQDIIKKAPYESIAESYNYIKKNLL
- a CDS encoding choline dehydrogenase-like flavoprotein (product_source=COG2303; cath_funfam=3.50.50.60; cog=COG2303; pfam=PF00732,PF05199; superfamily=51905), yielding MNLNTNLKAENTYDAIVIGSGISGGWAAKELTEKGLRVLMLERGMNIEHITGYETAMKNPWDFKHAGKLTEEQKRTHPVQKRDYPYQEANEKWWVNDLECPYTEDKRFDWYRGFHVGGKSLMWGRQSYRFSDHNFEDNKKDGHGNDWPIRYADLSPWYDYAERFAGISGSKENWPTCPDGEFLPPMDLNIVEKSVKARVEEHYKKERIIMIGRVANLTVPHKGRGNCQYRNLCSRGCPFGAYFSTQSSTLPAAMATKRLTVRPYSIVNHIIYDKDTKKAKGVMVIDAETNKTMEFYAKIVFVNGSTLGSTFVLLNSTSEAHPNGLGNGSGQLGHNLMDHHFRCGASGEAEGFDDKYTYGRRANGIYVPRYQNIGNDKRDYLRGFGYQGGASRANWQDDVAELSFGADLKQKMTTPGKWSMGLGGFGEMLPYYENKVYIDKTKKDKWGQPVLAIDCEYKENEKKMRVDMMNDAAEMLEKAGMKNIKTFDNGCYPGMAIHEQGTARMGNDPKTSVLNKWNQMHEVNNVFVTDGSCMPSIACQNPSLTFMALTARACDYAVKELKKKNI
- a CDS encoding iron complex outermembrane receptor protein (product_source=KO:K02014; cath_funfam=2.170.130.10,2.40.170.20,2.60.40.1120; cog=COG1629; ko=KO:K02014; pfam=PF00593,PF07715,PF13715; superfamily=49452,56935; transmembrane_helix_parts=Inside_1_6,TMhelix_7_29,Outside_30_976) — protein: MKKNQLISLAIYAMRVSIYQILAIIIFTCGAFAKNVDAQDFLNKSISIKADQTDIKTIIEKTEHLTNVKFVYSPQLINSNRKVSINVVNQKLKYFLENSLKRYDVGYRIVKDQILLYSIPANNNLELLKAFEGIVTGKVTDSKGNAIPGVSVTVKGKSIGTTTDENGAFALKGLTVDSRVIVVRYVGFISKEVNLSPGNADENLSISLSEDNLQLESVMVTGGNPKKKLESSVALTSVSNKDITNRAPLNSTDLLKAIPGLTVESTGGDGPGNVWVRGFPQQGGYIFLGIQEDGLPLLPTGFNTNPSVDQYYKTDLTIQNIEAIRGGNASIVQANTPGAVVNNISYVGADKQYGQFKFTTGFSQGLYRVDGNTGGKINDQIKYNIGGFYRTDNGVVDQGFKPANDGGQIKGNITFNFKNNKGFFRVYGKYLNDKVQFLLTSYYPYDGTGKPTTYRDYDMAAQSITPTQTDWSYNDPAAGNHNFSLTDGIHTKLGSGGFQFNYLTDSGWQIVNNFRYQNTHTNSTYTAPAGIVARTAATPYYYPGGSVAPFVAGDYVITSNAQGQINSDVQIVDYLDLRKKVKNHSLNIGLGIHQYNRDDLRYAFRSFTEFKEHPSILLQSPTAAERTIQTKNTFIGDTRTLSVYAGDEIKISEKWRLDIGARIDNQNVKGDRPYYVLNADGTVNTTASANPNILGYTHYDETLTNWAASIGANYKINTTSSIFVRATKAYNAPNIGDYNASAYNAVNIKKRPVYLGEVGFKYAKNNLAIFASGSYSAIKNTSLTINVPTVASGLQALVAFGSTRTWSAEYEVSYKIAKPLSLRLTGTLQDSKYTDYEANTSNNAAVAAEFGNRIYSFTGKRTERVPVLNTELGANYDYKNFNLYVAANYVGSRFTSPSDSYKLPAYVVMKAGAGYNFTKKISIRFWADNLLNAKVLTEGDVRGDQFRDFSTIAPGTLMIGRTLLQRTFWGSLAYSF
- a CDS encoding transmembrane sensor (product_source=KO:K07165; cog=COG3712; ko=KO:K07165; pfam=PF04773,PF16344; superfamily=55979; transmembrane_helix_parts=Inside_1_72,TMhelix_73_95,Outside_96_340), which encodes MDQKSFYDLLSRYENGNCTESEKLWVDKWYHNLNSRNFKDLSSTALEEMQANTWLNINNIERKPAPTLKVKRLWPKFAIAAAILVAFFIGGLYLTDYNHAEQSFIDENSNLSLISKTNDTDRPIIIALNDESTVTLKPQANIIYPKVFAANKRMVYLKGTAFFSVSKNPKRPFYVYNQKLVIRVLGTSFWVKSSTDKLPAQVAVRTGKVQVEENQKNSLFTFSKAELAKPILLTPNQKGVFSDHKLNKTLVSKPIPLAEAYNIPTSLSYNFKEESIKEIFETLSEAYGIEIKSDNEQISTYTFTGDLSKKGLYEQLDLICGTISSKYYIQGTSIVVSNKN
- a CDS encoding RNA polymerase sigma-70 factor (family 1) (product_source=TIGR02985; cath_funfam=1.10.10.10,1.10.1740.10; cog=COG1595; pfam=PF04542,PF08281; superfamily=88659,88946; tigrfam=TIGR02985), encoding MTHAEPEKSDDLLDRLKLGDKQAYEKIYFTYSNELLLAAYKKTGDKVIAEELVQNIFISLWEKRQEAVINNLQAYLFGALKLSVINHIRSLVMENKYMEYQSLTYSENHQDTTNLVDLHDLSSIIEEGINSLPEKTQEVFRLSRYQHQSTKDISAGLNISEKAVEYHITRSIKRIKEYIKNFYIFL
- a CDS encoding hypothetical protein (product_source=Hypo-rule applied; cath_funfam=3.40.50.2300; pfam=PF13618; transmembrane_helix_parts=Inside_1_8,TMhelix_9_31,Outside_32_194) encodes the protein MHRREALKNVAFLLGGAISASTMGVLFESFTLPENEKNFVLYSLEDEKIFAEFADIIVPTTKTSAGAKAAGLGKFIPMMMKDCYPAAMQTSFAQGFKDLQAKSMKDFGKSYITLTPADRKKLMIDLRAIALAQKASKSEENKDLAYFFITARDLTLLGYYSSEIGCTKAREYVLIPGRYNGNVPLKPGQKSWAT